The Antennarius striatus isolate MH-2024 chromosome 23, ASM4005453v1, whole genome shotgun sequence genome has a segment encoding these proteins:
- the LOC137590824 gene encoding sentrin-specific protease 3-like isoform X1 translates to MRDSGSSLAQNRWQGDLGLTAVGQQDTGGGGIPGDPQIVPVSEYSVHSPMHLRLGQKGKVWTGEYVGEEDAIARVKSLNEEGEENHLDLEDGGELEIRGWVNDEEEEERSIVREGHQIKLDWEIPEFPSKFAHHPPLHQHQHCGPQQQEEEDCDVPVQHAAPQPQVGDVFRSHLHRNRSLKKRRHWLHLRPHGDLGFRLAQHWRSWRLRAQWVCSRGLRWNRRGRRFTLSGAQRRPKRYAPSPYANGDDDRFTMSERDTQMNGCSLYKPEDRGRLEVEVKPVEMSITEEHMNCVTGILEQTLQQYGSLIPIYVDDIVEKLQDIFSQSFSQPHRKAMIQHLIQSFQRSSGSALAKTFRVNYKRHVLTMDDLGTLYGQNWLNDQVMNMYGDLVMDSVPEKVHFFNSFFYDKLRTKGYEGVKRWTKNVDIFQKDLLLIPIHLEVHWSLVSVDIPRRAITYFDSQRTLNRRCPKHIFKYLQAEAIKKDQQPFLTGWKGFFKMNVGRQNNDSDCGAFVLQYCKCLALGQPFSFGQQDMPRLRRQMYKELCHCKLIL, encoded by the exons ATGCGAGATAGTGGCAGCAGCCTGGCCCAGAATCGCTGGCAGGGAGACCTGGGTCTGACCGCTGTGGGGCAGCAGGACACAGGAGGAG gTGGGATTCCAGGAGACCCCCAAATAGTCCCGGTGTCAGAATACAGCGTACACAGCCCCATGCACCTCAGACTGGGGCAGAAAGGCAAGGTGTGGACAGGAGAGTATGTCGGTGAGGAGGATGCTATTGCTCGGGTGAAGAGTTTaaatgaagaaggagaagaaaaccaCCTCGATCTGGAGGACGGGGGTGAGTTGGAGATCAGGGGTTGGGTTaacgatgaggaggaagaagagaggagcaTCGTCAGGGAGGGGCACCAGATCAAGTTGGACTGGGAGATCCCTGAATTCCCATCCAAATTTGCCCACCACCCTCCTTTGCATCAACACCAACATTGTGGAccgcagcagcaggaagaagaagattgtgATGTTCCTGTACAACACGCTGCCCCCCAGCCCCAAGTTGGGGACGTTTTCAGGTCCCACCTTCACAGGAACCGTTCTCTGAAGAAGCGTCGGCACTGGCTGCACCTGCGACCCCACGGAGACCTGGGTTTCCGTCTGGCTCAGCACTGGAGGAGCTGGCGCCTGCGAGCCCAGTGGGTGTGCTCCAGAGGCCTGAGGTGGAACCGGAGGGGCCGAAGGTTCACGCTGTCCGGCGCTCAGAGGAGGCCGAAACGATACGCGCCGTCACCGTACGCCAACGGAGACGACGACAGGTTCACCATGTCAGAGAGAG ATACACAGATGAACGGCTGCTCTCTGTACAAACCAGAGGACAGAGGGaggctggaggtggaggtgaagccGGTGGAGATGTCCATCACTGAGGAACACATGAACTGTGTGACCG GTATTCTGGAGCAGACTTTGCAGCAGTACGGCAGTTTGATTCCCATTTATGTGGACGACATTGTGGAGAAGCTTCAGGACATATTCAGTCAGAGCTTCTCACAGCCACACAG GAAAGCCATGATCCAGCACTTAATCCAATCCTTCCAGCGCTCGTCGGGATCGGCTCTGGCTAAAACCTTCAGGGTCAACTACAAACGGCACGTTCTGACGATGGACGACCTCGGTACTCTGTACGGACAGAACTGGCTCAATGACCAG GTTATGAACATGTATGGTGACCTGGTCATGGACTCTGTGCCAGAAAAG GTTCACTTTTTTAACAGCTTCTTTTACGATAAGCTAAGGACAAAAGGCTATGAAGGAGTCAAACGGTGGACCAAAAAT GTGGATATCTTTCAGAAGGACCTGTTGTTGATACCCATCCACCTGGAGGTCCACTGGTCGCTGGTTAGTGTTGACATCCCTCGTCGAGCCATCACTTACTTTGACTCCCAGCGGACGCTCAACAGACGCTGCCCAAAG CACATCTTTAAGTATCTGCAAGCAGAGGCCATCAAAAAAGACCAGCAGCCCTTTCTGACTGGATGGAAAGGCTTTTTCAAAATG AATGTGGGACGTCAGAACAACGACAGTGATTGCGGTGCGTTTGTGCTACAG TACTGCAAGTGTCTGGCATTAGGACAACCATTCAGCTTCGGCCAGCAGGACATGCCGCGACTGAGGAGACAAATGTACAAAGAACTGTGTCACTGCAAGCTcatcctgtga
- the LOC137590824 gene encoding sentrin-specific protease 3-like isoform X2: MHLRLGQKGKVWTGEYVGEEDAIARVKSLNEEGEENHLDLEDGGELEIRGWVNDEEEEERSIVREGHQIKLDWEIPEFPSKFAHHPPLHQHQHCGPQQQEEEDCDVPVQHAAPQPQVGDVFRSHLHRNRSLKKRRHWLHLRPHGDLGFRLAQHWRSWRLRAQWVCSRGLRWNRRGRRFTLSGAQRRPKRYAPSPYANGDDDRFTMSERDTQMNGCSLYKPEDRGRLEVEVKPVEMSITEEHMNCVTGILEQTLQQYGSLIPIYVDDIVEKLQDIFSQSFSQPHRKAMIQHLIQSFQRSSGSALAKTFRVNYKRHVLTMDDLGTLYGQNWLNDQVMNMYGDLVMDSVPEKVHFFNSFFYDKLRTKGYEGVKRWTKNVDIFQKDLLLIPIHLEVHWSLVSVDIPRRAITYFDSQRTLNRRCPKHIFKYLQAEAIKKDQQPFLTGWKGFFKMNVGRQNNDSDCGAFVLQYCKCLALGQPFSFGQQDMPRLRRQMYKELCHCKLIL; encoded by the exons ATGCACCTCAGACTGGGGCAGAAAGGCAAGGTGTGGACAGGAGAGTATGTCGGTGAGGAGGATGCTATTGCTCGGGTGAAGAGTTTaaatgaagaaggagaagaaaaccaCCTCGATCTGGAGGACGGGGGTGAGTTGGAGATCAGGGGTTGGGTTaacgatgaggaggaagaagagaggagcaTCGTCAGGGAGGGGCACCAGATCAAGTTGGACTGGGAGATCCCTGAATTCCCATCCAAATTTGCCCACCACCCTCCTTTGCATCAACACCAACATTGTGGAccgcagcagcaggaagaagaagattgtgATGTTCCTGTACAACACGCTGCCCCCCAGCCCCAAGTTGGGGACGTTTTCAGGTCCCACCTTCACAGGAACCGTTCTCTGAAGAAGCGTCGGCACTGGCTGCACCTGCGACCCCACGGAGACCTGGGTTTCCGTCTGGCTCAGCACTGGAGGAGCTGGCGCCTGCGAGCCCAGTGGGTGTGCTCCAGAGGCCTGAGGTGGAACCGGAGGGGCCGAAGGTTCACGCTGTCCGGCGCTCAGAGGAGGCCGAAACGATACGCGCCGTCACCGTACGCCAACGGAGACGACGACAGGTTCACCATGTCAGAGAGAG ATACACAGATGAACGGCTGCTCTCTGTACAAACCAGAGGACAGAGGGaggctggaggtggaggtgaagccGGTGGAGATGTCCATCACTGAGGAACACATGAACTGTGTGACCG GTATTCTGGAGCAGACTTTGCAGCAGTACGGCAGTTTGATTCCCATTTATGTGGACGACATTGTGGAGAAGCTTCAGGACATATTCAGTCAGAGCTTCTCACAGCCACACAG GAAAGCCATGATCCAGCACTTAATCCAATCCTTCCAGCGCTCGTCGGGATCGGCTCTGGCTAAAACCTTCAGGGTCAACTACAAACGGCACGTTCTGACGATGGACGACCTCGGTACTCTGTACGGACAGAACTGGCTCAATGACCAG GTTATGAACATGTATGGTGACCTGGTCATGGACTCTGTGCCAGAAAAG GTTCACTTTTTTAACAGCTTCTTTTACGATAAGCTAAGGACAAAAGGCTATGAAGGAGTCAAACGGTGGACCAAAAAT GTGGATATCTTTCAGAAGGACCTGTTGTTGATACCCATCCACCTGGAGGTCCACTGGTCGCTGGTTAGTGTTGACATCCCTCGTCGAGCCATCACTTACTTTGACTCCCAGCGGACGCTCAACAGACGCTGCCCAAAG CACATCTTTAAGTATCTGCAAGCAGAGGCCATCAAAAAAGACCAGCAGCCCTTTCTGACTGGATGGAAAGGCTTTTTCAAAATG AATGTGGGACGTCAGAACAACGACAGTGATTGCGGTGCGTTTGTGCTACAG TACTGCAAGTGTCTGGCATTAGGACAACCATTCAGCTTCGGCCAGCAGGACATGCCGCGACTGAGGAGACAAATGTACAAAGAACTGTGTCACTGCAAGCTcatcctgtga